A section of the Humulus lupulus chromosome 2, drHumLupu1.1, whole genome shotgun sequence genome encodes:
- the LOC133814121 gene encoding uncharacterized protein LOC133814121 yields the protein MERQRGSPFSEHINQLPIPVKFKMPTWKMYTRLEDPVSHVHNFELHTDILEVRDDAWCTTTLPEIAQQWFFKLQPKLITSWDGFVCIFYSQFSSAMPLPAESNDLVDIKQRDNEPLKDHIQRFMRETTRVKSLSDDEEFIKVEEVERKVDNPSQTAVEQGKIDVENTTNPAEGGKNGAKNDKRSNGAGSSGNQNDNKKPKTVEQPKPREYVPKFTTYFILLEPRADVFNATQAVVPYRRPPPMRKEVNIRDMTKFC from the exons aTGGAGAGGCAGAGAGGTTCCCCATTTTCAGAACATATTAATCAGCTGCCCatacctgtcaaattcaaaatgccGACATGGAAGATGTACACTAGACTAGAAGACCCAGTATCCCATGTTCACAACTTTGAACTACATACTGATATCTTGGAGGTTCGAGATGATGCCTGGTGTACGACCACCCTACCAGAAATCGCCCAACAATGGTTCTTCAAGCTACAACCAAAGTTaattacatcatgggatggatttgtaTGCATATTCTATTCCCAATTCTCTTCGGCAATGCCCCTTCCGGCTGAGTCGAATGACCTGGTAGACATAAAACAAAGAGATAATGAACCTTTAAAGGACCACATTCAACGTTTTATGCGGGAAACCACTAGAGTGAAATCCCTCAGTGATGATG AGGAATTCATCAAGGTTGAGGAAGTCGAGCGGAAGGTGGATAATCCATCTCAAACAGCTGTCGAGCAGGGGAAAATAGATGTTGAGAATACCACTAACCCTGCAGAGGGAGGTAAGAATGGGGCTAAGAACGACAAACGCAGTAATGGGGCTGGAAGTAGCGGTAACCAAAATGACAATAAGAAGCCTAAGACTGTCGAACAGCCCAAACCACGAGAATATGTTCCTAAGTTTACTACTTACTTCATCCTGTTGGAGCCCCGTGCAGATGTTTTCAACGCTACACAGGCAGTCGTGCCGTACAGAAGACctccaccaatgagaaaggaagTTAACATACGTGATATGACTAAGTTCTGCtag